GTTGAGTCCCGCTCTCTGCTGTGCCTTCACTCAGCGGACCCGTCTGTCATTGAACCCTCACTGTGGACCCTGTCCTGTGcactgcctcctcttcctcgtgaTGTCcaatcagagcattcctcatgTTAGATAAGCCTTTTAAGAACGTACCAACAATCAACGCTTCTCTGGTGCTCGCAAAGCCCAAAGTCTGACCGACTGTAAGCAATACCaacctccaccttctcctgctGCGCCTGTGATGCGTCTCACGCTGTTGTGGGCGGATGAAAGACTTCAGAAACCTGGTGCTTCACTCGCAGGGCTCCCACGTGGTCTCTGGTTCCGTCTTCAACAGGAGCATGTAGGAGCCTTTTTGATGTTTCTAACCTGCTGATCCAGACGGGCTTTCTTTGGTTCCACCGTGTGTGACTGGAGAGTGGCTTTGAGCTCTGAGCAGCTGTTCTCATGAACACGttgatgctgctgatggagctCTGTGACAGGAGGGCTGGGTGACACACAGAATGATGATGACGAGGAGCTGAGGAGCGTCCCCGGTCCTCCCTGAACTCTGCAGCTGGTCTCTGGCGTctgcctgcttcttcttcttcttctcctccttcctgtcaGAGCAGGACCCCCTTTTCCTCTGAAGACACAGGTGCTGATTTTGTAATGTTTACAGGGATTTTGTTGTTCAGAGTGATGCAGATTAAAATATTCTGAATGATTGAAGGTCTGTGGCTTTTATTTCTGCTCACAGCACAGACTGCTGCACAGCACGGAGaagaaagggttaaaatgtCCCGACTAAGggcaagaacaaagaaaaactccaacacccagaatgcaccggGCCGAGTTGCTGCTTTCACTTTCACTCTTCATGTTATTAAAtgtcttaaaaatgaaagacatAAGAATAAAGAATGGAAAATGAATCTTTTCCCAGTTTGACGCCTTGTTACAGATCAATAGTGTATTTATCGAGTCAAACATAGAACTACATAAAGTTCGATTAAAAAACTACAGTCATGTGTGACAGGAAATCCCCCTTCAGTCATCAGAGAGCCGGAGAACCGCTCCCAGAGTCCTGGAtcctcagaggacagaggacgcGGATCCGAGTTCTCAGAACATTTAGAACTTGTTGATAAAGTCTGAACTTTCAGGAGCTGCTGGGAGacgagacaggaggaggaagaggaggaagaggaagaggaggttttAGCGTGTTGACGGTGGGTGAtcattcgtgtgtgtgtgtgtgccacagcaGAATAAATTTTAATGATCTCGTTTTACAGTgagatacattttattgttgtaataacaaataaacagaACCGAAGGAACCGGAAGTTGATTTCTGCCGCTCTGCTCGTTATAATAGTGATGGTTAAAAAAACCGACTGTGCAGCTCAGCGCTTCCGTGtgtgagtgggggggggggggggggcacatgtACTCAAGTAAGAGTATAGTTACTTCAAAATAAttttactcaagtaaaagtaaaaagtagatCTCCAAATATGTACTCAAGTAAGAGTAAAAAACTACTCAAGTACTGAGTAATGTTGGAGTAACATCCTATTTATTCCTTGTATTGATTTATGGTaatcagacaaaataaaataaataaaatgtgcaaattcaTTTTGTATCAAAACTTAAAGAACTTAAAGAAAAATATCACTGAGATTTTACAGTTTGAAAACATTAAgagattattatatattatatatttatatgggTGATATCacgatattttatttggagatactggtatcgatttaagttgtggccaaaacgattttttattcattatttatgagcaaacaatAATTTCAGCATCTTAATTTTGTGGTGCCCACGgtctctttcagcataaaaacaacttggATGTGAGACACAGTTAcattgtgcaatgttcttataattaaaataattaaaataattataattaaacattttgttcttctGACAagtgtatcgtgatatgtatcgtatcgccagattgttgccaatacacagccctagtaACGAGTAGCGATTCCATGTTTGGCCAATGTAGCGGAGTAGGAGTAGCGTTATTTGCTCACGAATGTACTTGAGTAAAAGTAATAAGTATCAGACATTAAATTACTCATatgagtcatttttttccaaaaagttACTCAAGTAAATGTAACAGAGTAAATGTAGCGCAATACTACCCACCTCTGGTAGGGGGTGCACCTCTTTAAATTAGGGCCCTGTTGTTGTAATTGGCTCGAGAGGAGAAGCCCATTTTCACCCATGCAGGTGAACTTTGCTCATCAGGGCAGGAAACATTTGCTATTTTGTGGTCGTTGGAAATGAGCGGTGCAacatggctctacagcgcccccttgaaagtTTAAGAACAGCCCCTCGCATTtgttatgtgttcaggacctctgtgggtggatcttactggaagtcacatgactgagatcCCTGTTGTTGGTGAATGGTCCGCTGTGGTccgggccctgtgcaggactagttagAGCCATCGTCAGGGTTTGGATGGAGGTGAAACCTGCTGGGAAGGGATGAGAGGAGCTGCATTTCAGCATGCCAAAGATTCAACATCTTTATTAATTACAGTCAAATATTAAACCTTTTCGAACATTTAACCTCAGATTTGAGTGTCAGAAGGAATCCTTCAGCGGGCAGCAGTCAAACTCAttctcatgtgtttttattttgcaggTGGAGTAACTGAAGCAAACAGGAGGACTCACTGAAGAGAAGATGAAAcgaacagagaaagaaaaacatcaggaCTCTGGTCTCTTCACAGCATTAGATCCAGTTCAGCCACCTTTATATCCACCATATTATACACAAACATCAGGGTCCTTAtaccttcctcctcttttccaCATCGCTCCCACTATGCTTCATCCCTCGCATCTCCCCTACAGTGATGTTAAACCTACAAAGAGTGGAGTTCCTGACAGGATGTTACTGAAAGGCTCTGTTGATGAAGTTGTTCACATCTGgggagaggaaaagaaggaagtgGACAGAGAGGAAACCCAAACCCAATTCAGACAATCTAGGTTCAGAAAAGAAGACTTAAAACTGCCTGAAGTAAGATGGATCtttgtggaagaagaagaagaagaagaagaagaagaagaagaagaagaagcccgGCTTAGCAGACTACATGAAGAAATGGAAATAGCAAGAAAGGAACTTAAACACCTAAAACTACGGACTGCAGAGATAGCAACTAGAATGGAAGAACCAGGGTGGAATCAAGATCAGTTTGTCAAAGAAGATAATACATCTGTTGTCTCACCTCTTGGTGGTCTGAAAGTACAGTCCAGCCCCATGTCTGAGCTCAGGAGCTCCGGCTCCTCTGAGAGCACAGAGACCTCCTGCAGATCttctgctgacagacacacagagtctgtgaaagaggaagaagctgcaggagctccTGATGAGAAGATGAAGAGACGCTCAGAGTCTGATTCTCTGTGTGGTGAAGATGTTCAGACCTcagcagaggaaaagaaggaagtggacagagacagagaggaagcagctgatcaaagaagacaaagacaaaaggacACAAAAGACTCACAGGGACCAAAAACTCTGTATTTAGACAGAGTGACTGACCTGCAGACCCACAGACCTGAGAGCAGCCGGCGACCTGTGATCCAGGAATCCCAAACCCAGTTCAGATATATGAAGTCCAGAATGGACGAATTAATACTTTCTGAAGTAAGAAGCAACTTAATGGAAGCAGAATCCCAGCTCAGAGGACTACATCGAGAGATAGATAGAGCTAGAATGGAGCTTAAACAACTAAACCTATGGGCTGGGATTAGAATGAAAGGACCGATATGGAATCAAGATCAGTTTGTCAAAGAAGATAATTCATCTGTTGTCTCACCTCTTGGTGGTCTGAAAGTACAGTCCAGCCCCATGTCTGAGCCCTGgagctccatctcctcctctgaaagcacacagacctcctgcagatcttctgctgacagacacacagagtctgtgaaagaggaagaagctgcaggagctccTGATGAGAAGATGAAGAGACGCTCAGAGTCTGAATTACTGTCTGAAGTAAATGTGAACATAATGGTAATAAATGACCAGCTTACAAGTCTACGACGAAGGGTAGCGAGTTTAAGGGGAGAACTAAATCCACATCTATCCATCTTCAACCCCTACATGGCCAAGTACCAGGAACTACTTAGAAAGGAAAAAGAACCAGGATGGAAACATGCCAAAACACATAGAAAACGTTCACAGGCTGGGTATGTTGACACAGATCATGACATTTGCACCATGTCTGAGCTCATGAGCTCCATCTCCTGCagcactcctcctcctgacagtcAAACAGAGTctgtgaaagaggaagaagctgcaggagctcctgatgagaagatgaagagaagcTCAGAGTCTGATTCACTGTATGAAGAGACACTCTTGGACCTAAGTAGCCCGCCACATTGGATTCAAGAGGAATGTGTTCCCCAATTTCTTGGTATGAATATaatgcatgatgatgatgatgaagatgatgctgatgttCAGAcctcagcagaggagaagaagaaagtggacagagacagagaggaagcagctgaTCCAGCACAGGAGACAGCTTcagagcagccagcagagggcgctccCCACAGCAGAGACGGAccactgatgatgtcactgcacGTCTCAGCCTCCAGTGCTCAGCCACCCAAATCTGAC
This portion of the Parambassis ranga chromosome 20, fParRan2.1, whole genome shotgun sequence genome encodes:
- the LOC114452830 gene encoding uncharacterized protein LOC114452830 — translated: MKRTEKEKHQDSGLFTALDPVQPPLYPPYYTQTSGSLYLPPLFHIAPTMLHPSHLPYSDVKPTKSGVPDRMLLKGSVDEVVHIWGEEKKEVDREETQTQFRQSRFRKEDLKLPEVRWIFVEEEEEEEEEEEEEEARLSRLHEEMEIARKELKHLKLRTAEIATRMEEPGWNQDQFVKEDNTSVVSPLGGLKVQSSPMSELRSSGSSESTETSCRSSADRHTESVKEEEAAGAPDEKMKRRSESDSLCGEDVQTSAEEKKEVDRDREEAADQRRQRQKDTKDSQGPKTLYLDRVTDLQTHRPESSRRPVIQESQTQFRYMKSRMDELILSEVRSNLMEAESQLRGLHREIDRARMELKQLNLWAGIRMKGPIWNQDQFVKEDNSSVVSPLGGLKVQSSPMSEPWSSISSSESTQTSCRSSADRHTESVKEEEAAGAPDEKMKRRSESELLSEVNVNIMVINDQLTSLRRRVASLRGELNPHLSIFNPYMAKYQELLRKEKEPGWKHAKTHRKRSQAGYVDTDHDICTMSELMSSISCSTPPPDSQTESVKEEEAAGAPDEKMKRSSESDSLYEETLLDLSSPPHWIQEECVPQFLGMNIMHDDDDEDDADVQTSAEEKKKVDRDREEAADPAQETASEQPAEGAPHSRDGPLMMSLHVSASSAQPPKSDPQTSTTESCSRPRSASWSSPSQPGSDRTLRRAVSLSDMKSESSLEEFTPEFWEDGDDEVYSFHCSCPGLFRCSVTGLVFHMQGGGDVFYRLVPWDRSLLAPHHKKPAGPLFDIQCPQQCVSQLHLPHCEIRSTGGCGFLSVVHLKGDGVEFIPPHRVTDTHVIINITGFSAYGNVKDEDSAPDPVQALVLLFYRPPEDPDLTSFLSVLLLPRNIVLRDVLRTRMERDGKERFIETSSNCKLQPKQLYTLSTDPENDLILVQPTEAEFDEDYDNNYIPVFQVILEKIFKHIKLLLKDSESSHSVWERRVYLQSTGVTRSSGSTGLSLPSVERLFKIRSSFIERISEPVLSSLLDKLLEKKVLTDAERESAEEKPKRRDRAGSVIDTVRRKGEAASSELIHFLCEVDSSLCEGLGLS